In Arthrobacter sp. MN05-02, one genomic interval encodes:
- a CDS encoding LPS kinase, with amino-acid sequence MTETSNAQWHDEPTDYDQTGKLPRLRPASSTDPRSLGSLNITAAATDPELLDLPWHIALEQWPASALAALPRGISRHIVRFAHLGGSVIAVKETSEHIARHEYHMLRKLQRLDVPCVEPVAVISGRTTPSGEDLDPVLVTRHLKFSLPYRALFSQTLRRDTLTRLIDAQALLLVRLHLIGFYWGDVSLSNTLFRRDAGSFAAYLVDAETGELYPELSTGQREYDLEIARVNIAGELMDLAEGGLIEEKVDPLATSELIMDSYRRLWSELTEKESFELGERWRVGARIRRLNELGFDVEEYAIKTAANGTQIQLQPKVVDAGHHSRRLLRLTGLDAQENQARRLLNDMDAYRADNNPTLDEEFSAHLWVNEVFEPIVRAVPRELGGKLEPAEVVHEVLEHRWYMSEREDRNVPMAEAVQSYLDDELRHRRDEAEIMLTADARTIGIDEDSEYGDD; translated from the coding sequence ATGACAGAGACCTCGAACGCCCAGTGGCACGACGAGCCGACCGATTACGACCAGACCGGCAAACTGCCGCGGCTGCGGCCCGCGTCGTCCACCGACCCACGCTCACTCGGGTCCCTGAACATCACGGCGGCAGCCACCGACCCGGAACTCCTCGACCTCCCCTGGCACATCGCCCTCGAGCAGTGGCCCGCGAGTGCACTCGCCGCGCTCCCCCGCGGTATCTCCCGGCACATCGTGCGTTTCGCTCATCTCGGCGGATCCGTCATCGCCGTCAAGGAGACCAGCGAGCACATCGCCCGCCACGAGTACCACATGCTCCGCAAGCTCCAGCGCCTGGATGTCCCCTGCGTCGAACCGGTCGCCGTCATCTCCGGCCGCACCACGCCCTCGGGGGAGGACCTCGACCCGGTCCTCGTCACGCGTCACCTGAAGTTCTCGCTGCCCTACCGCGCCCTGTTCTCGCAGACCCTCCGGCGGGACACCCTGACGCGCCTCATCGACGCACAGGCGCTGCTCCTCGTCCGCCTCCACCTCATCGGCTTCTACTGGGGCGACGTCTCGCTGTCGAACACGCTGTTCCGCCGTGATGCCGGTTCCTTCGCCGCCTATCTTGTCGATGCCGAGACAGGCGAGCTCTACCCTGAGCTGTCGACCGGCCAGCGGGAATACGACCTCGAGATCGCGCGCGTGAACATCGCGGGCGAACTGATGGACCTCGCCGAGGGCGGACTCATCGAGGAGAAGGTGGACCCGCTCGCGACCAGTGAGCTGATCATGGACAGTTACCGCCGCCTCTGGAGCGAACTGACCGAGAAGGAGTCGTTCGAGCTCGGCGAACGCTGGCGGGTGGGCGCCCGTATCCGGCGGCTCAACGAGCTCGGGTTCGACGTCGAGGAGTACGCGATCAAGACGGCCGCGAACGGCACGCAGATCCAGCTGCAACCCAAGGTCGTCGATGCCGGTCATCACAGCCGCCGCCTGCTCCGCCTGACAGGCCTCGACGCGCAGGAGAACCAGGCCCGGCGCCTCCTGAACGACATGGACGCCTACCGCGCCGACAACAATCCGACCCTCGACGAGGAGTTCAGCGCCCACCTCTGGGTGAACGAGGTGTTCGAACCCATCGTCCGGGCCGTTCCACGCGAGCTCGGTGGCAAGCTCGAGCCCGCCGAGGTGGTGCACGAGGTGCTGGAACACCGGTGGTACATGTCCGAGCGCGAGGACCGGAACGTGCCGATGGCCGAGGCCGTGCAGTCCTACCTCGACGACGAATTGCGGCACCGTCGCGACGAGGCGGAAATTATGTTGACGGCGGATGCCAGGACGATCGGCATCGACGAGGACTCGGAGTACGGGGACGACTAG
- a CDS encoding ABC transporter ATP-binding protein, producing the protein MATVTFDQATRLYPGTEKPAVDKLNIDIADGEFLVLVGPSGCGKSTSLRMLAGLEDVNSGRILIGDRDVTDVPPKDRDIAMVFQNYALYPHMTVADNMGFALKIAGVSKEERAERVREAAKLLDLEDYLDRKPKALSGGQRQRVAMGRAIVRNPQVFLMDEPLSNLDAKLRVQTRTQIASLTRRLGVTTVYVTHDQVEAMTMGDRVAVLKDGILQQVDTPRNLYERPKNVFVAGFIGSPAMNLLELPVADGGVLFGGIVYPVASSVLDAAAGNTVTLGVRPEDLVLSSTGEGLQVEVDVVEELGADAYIYGHTTLDGKDHDMVVRVDGRRPPMKGDSVYVRPEQGHVHLFDTKSGLRLAETV; encoded by the coding sequence ATGGCAACGGTAACGTTTGACCAGGCCACGCGCCTGTACCCGGGCACCGAGAAGCCCGCTGTCGACAAGCTGAACATCGACATCGCCGACGGCGAATTCCTCGTCCTCGTCGGACCCTCCGGTTGCGGGAAGTCCACCTCCCTTCGCATGCTGGCCGGCCTCGAGGACGTCAACTCCGGTCGCATCCTCATCGGTGACCGCGACGTCACGGATGTCCCCCCGAAGGATCGCGACATCGCGATGGTCTTCCAGAACTACGCGCTCTACCCGCACATGACGGTCGCCGACAACATGGGCTTCGCGCTCAAGATCGCCGGCGTCTCGAAGGAAGAGCGCGCGGAGCGTGTCCGCGAGGCCGCGAAGCTCCTCGACCTCGAGGACTACCTCGACCGCAAGCCGAAGGCACTCTCCGGCGGTCAGCGCCAGCGTGTCGCCATGGGCCGAGCGATCGTCCGTAACCCGCAGGTCTTCCTCATGGACGAGCCGCTGTCCAACCTCGACGCGAAGCTGCGCGTACAGACCCGCACCCAGATCGCCTCGCTGACCCGCCGCCTCGGAGTCACCACGGTCTACGTGACGCACGACCAGGTCGAGGCCATGACCATGGGTGACCGTGTCGCGGTCCTCAAGGACGGCATCCTCCAGCAGGTCGACACCCCCCGCAACCTGTACGAGCGCCCGAAGAACGTCTTCGTGGCCGGCTTCATCGGCTCCCCCGCGATGAACCTCCTCGAACTGCCCGTGGCCGATGGCGGAGTCCTCTTCGGAGGCATCGTCTACCCGGTCGCGAGCAGCGTCCTGGACGCTGCCGCCGGCAACACCGTCACCCTGGGTGTCCGGCCCGAGGACCTCGTCCTCAGCAGCACCGGCGAGGGCCTGCAGGTCGAGGTCGACGTCGTCGAGGAACTCGGCGCCGATGCGTACATCTACGGTCACACGACGCTCGACGGCAAGGACCACGACATGGTCGTCCGCGTTGACGGCCGCCGCCCGCCGATGAAGGGTGACAGCGTCTACGTCCGTCCCGAGCAGGGCCACGTGCACCTGTTCGACACGAAGAGCGGTCTCCGTCTGGCAGAGACGGTGTAG
- the otsB gene encoding trehalose 6-phosphate phosphatase has product MVPDARLGAALRALSSTPHLLVALDFDGTLAPLVERAEDARALPASAAALRALAALPDTTTALISGRALDSLRAVADPPAETMLIGSHGAETWTGPDGAPLALTPEQQELLRRAVDVVERTAAGHQGTLVEYKPAGVVLHTRTAADDVADAAVGAARAGLAELGELSITDGKRVLEISVVRADKGQGLALLREATGATAVLFAGDDVTDEDAQRTLGPDDVGVRIGPGPTAASFTVDSLEDFTAVLEELVALRTADASSRGTCHTTEA; this is encoded by the coding sequence ATGGTGCCTGATGCCAGGCTCGGCGCAGCGCTCCGAGCCCTCTCCTCGACACCGCACCTGCTCGTGGCGCTGGACTTCGACGGCACACTCGCACCGCTGGTCGAGCGGGCCGAGGACGCCCGTGCGCTTCCGGCGTCGGCCGCGGCCCTCCGCGCGCTGGCCGCCCTTCCCGACACGACGACAGCGCTCATCTCCGGCCGCGCCCTCGACAGTCTCCGTGCCGTCGCGGACCCTCCGGCCGAGACCATGCTCATCGGCAGCCATGGCGCCGAGACCTGGACCGGACCCGATGGCGCACCCCTGGCCCTCACCCCGGAGCAGCAGGAGCTGCTGCGGCGGGCCGTCGACGTCGTGGAACGGACGGCAGCCGGGCATCAGGGGACCCTCGTCGAATACAAGCCGGCCGGCGTCGTGCTCCACACCAGGACCGCCGCCGACGACGTCGCCGATGCTGCCGTCGGCGCAGCGCGAGCCGGGCTGGCGGAGCTCGGGGAGCTGAGCATCACCGATGGGAAGCGCGTCCTCGAGATCTCGGTGGTCCGGGCGGACAAGGGCCAGGGACTCGCCCTGCTGCGGGAGGCGACGGGCGCGACAGCGGTCCTGTTCGCGGGAGACGACGTCACGGACGAGGACGCGCAGCGGACGCTCGGTCCGGATGATGTCGGCGTGCGGATCGGTCCGGGCCCCACGGCCGCGTCCTTCACCGTCGACTCACTCGAGGACTTCACCGCGGTCCTCGAGGAGCTGGTGGCCCTGCGGACGGCGGATGCGTCATCCCGGGGAACGTGTCATACTACGGAGGCGTGA
- a CDS encoding hypothetical protein (possible pseudo due to frameshift), giving the protein MSAAQPSTTPGVIPSFSSDGGFGDFDFIVVSNRLAVDRVVDEHGASAWRRSPGGLVTALAPVMAKADGAWVGWHGAPDETLEPFDEANMRLVPVPLSAEEVELYYEGFSNATLWPLYHDVIASPEFHRTWWDSYRRVNERFAEATASVAAEGATVWVQDYQLQLVPRMLRQARPDLKIGFFNHIPFPPLEIYAQLPWRRQVIEGLLGADLIGFQRPSDASNFLRCVRRFKGYTIKAQQVQVPAGDDGTAAYVSRAEAFPISIDTASITELAQRPDVIERSREIRRELGDPQHILLGVDRLDYTKGIGHRLKAYGELLEDGAITVEDAALIQVASPSRERVEQYRILREDIEGAVGRINGTHDTMKNTAIRYLHHSYPVEEMVALYLAADVMLVTALRDGMNLVAKEYVAARTGNTGMLVLSEFAGAADTLRQAILVNPHDIDGLKSAIISAISMPKAEAMRRMRLMRRQVVHNDVERWSHAFLDALHSGSPTDGA; this is encoded by the coding sequence TTGAGCGCAGCACAACCTTCGACCACGCCAGGGGTCATCCCGTCGTTCTCCTCGGACGGTGGGTTCGGCGACTTCGACTTCATCGTCGTGTCCAACCGGCTCGCGGTTGACCGCGTCGTCGACGAGCACGGCGCGAGCGCGTGGCGCCGTTCCCCGGGCGGCCTCGTGACGGCACTGGCGCCGGTGATGGCGAAGGCCGACGGCGCCTGGGTGGGCTGGCACGGCGCTCCGGACGAGACGCTCGAGCCGTTCGACGAAGCCAACATGCGCCTCGTCCCGGTGCCGCTCAGCGCGGAGGAGGTGGAGCTGTACTACGAGGGCTTCTCCAACGCCACCCTGTGGCCGCTCTACCACGACGTCATCGCCTCACCCGAGTTCCACCGCACCTGGTGGGATTCCTACCGCAGGGTGAACGAGCGCTTCGCGGAGGCGACGGCCTCCGTGGCAGCGGAGGGGGCGACGGTCTGGGTGCAGGACTACCAGCTGCAACTCGTCCCCCGGATGCTGCGGCAGGCCCGACCCGATCTCAAGATCGGTTTCTTCAACCACATCCCGTTCCCGCCGCTGGAGATCTACGCACAGCTCCCCTGGCGCCGGCAGGTGATCGAGGGGCTCCTCGGCGCGGACCTGATCGGCTTCCAGCGACCCAGCGACGCGAGCAATTTCCTGCGCTGCGTGCGCCGCTTCAAGGGCTACACGATCAAGGCCCAGCAGGTACAGGTGCCTGCAGGTGACGACGGCACAGCGGCCTACGTGTCGCGGGCCGAGGCGTTCCCCATCTCCATCGACACCGCGTCCATCACCGAACTGGCGCAGCGCCCGGACGTGATCGAGCGGTCGAGGGAGATCCGGCGCGAGCTGGGCGATCCGCAGCACATCCTCCTCGGGGTCGATCGCCTCGACTACACGAAGGGCATCGGCCACCGGCTCAAGGCCTACGGGGAACTGCTCGAGGACGGCGCGATCACGGTCGAGGACGCCGCGCTCATCCAGGTGGCCAGCCCCAGCCGTGAGCGCGTGGAGCAGTACCGGATCCTGCGTGAAGACATCGAGGGTGCCGTCGGCCGGATCAACGGCACGCACGACACCATGAAGAACACCGCCATCCGGTATCTGCACCACAGTTATCCGGTGGAGGAGATGGTCGCGCTGTACCTCGCGGCGGATGTCATGCTCGTCACCGCCCTGCGGGACGGCATGAATCTCGTCGCCAAGGAGTACGTCGCCGCCCGCACCGGCAACACGGGCATGCTCGTCCTGAGCGAGTTCGCCGGAGCCGCGGACACCCTCCGCCAGGCGATCCTCGTCAACCCGCACGATATCGACGGCTTGAAGAGCGCGATCATCTCGGCCATCTCGATGCCGAAGGCGGAAGCCATGCGGCGCATGCGCCTCATGCGGCGTCAGGTGGTCCACAACGACGTCGAGCGCTGGTCGCACGCCTTCCTCGACGCGCTCCACTCCGGAAGCCCCACCGATGGTGCCTGA
- a CDS encoding hypothetical protein (possible pseudo due to frameshift): protein MRAGDGRGRHTTTARELVPLGEGAVVMDTPGLRGFALWDAEDGLSEVFGDIEALFPDCRFRDCAHDREPGCAVQAAIGSGLLEERRWLSYRKMEHELASLHRRQSVAEQRRRTSHRPTRDAAAMRKDYRNRFADDR, encoded by the coding sequence GTGCGGGCGGGCGACGGCCGGGGCAGGCACACGACGACGGCGCGGGAGCTGGTTCCGCTCGGTGAGGGCGCCGTCGTGATGGACACGCCGGGGCTCCGGGGATTCGCACTGTGGGACGCCGAGGACGGACTGTCGGAGGTGTTCGGGGACATCGAAGCGCTCTTCCCCGACTGCCGCTTCCGGGACTGCGCACACGACCGCGAACCGGGCTGCGCCGTGCAGGCGGCCATCGGGTCGGGCCTGCTGGAGGAACGGCGCTGGCTCAGCTACCGGAAGATGGAGCACGAACTCGCGAGCCTCCACCGGCGGCAGAGCGTCGCTGAGCAACGCCGACGCACGTCCCATCGGCCGACCCGCGACGCGGCGGCGATGCGGAAGGACTACCGGAACCGGTTCGCCGACGATCGCTGA
- a CDS encoding hypothetical protein (possible pseudo due to frameshift): MNTLVQYGFTDRIDGLFSAFAPLAGASPTRVIRADRGRMLLARPQGILHLDSVGGFVTGDWVGVRDDGEYPAVVGALPRWSTLQRKRAFDLSSRAQVLGANIDLVGVVVPLDRPLSTNRLERTLVAAWDSGAVPIVILTKADLSTRFDDVVADTIARVRGVEVLTTSAEACDGLEELHARIGTGQTPRPSRAVRCREVEPDQRPHRRGPAGHGSGAGGRRPGQAHDDGAGAGSAR, encoded by the coding sequence TTGAACACTCTCGTGCAGTACGGCTTCACCGATCGCATCGACGGTCTCTTCTCCGCCTTCGCACCTCTGGCCGGCGCATCGCCGACCCGGGTCATCCGGGCCGACCGGGGCCGCATGCTGCTCGCCCGGCCCCAGGGCATCCTCCACCTCGACAGCGTCGGCGGGTTCGTCACCGGTGACTGGGTCGGGGTGCGGGACGACGGCGAGTACCCCGCCGTCGTGGGCGCCCTGCCCCGCTGGTCCACCCTGCAGCGCAAGCGCGCCTTCGACCTTTCGTCCCGGGCCCAGGTGCTCGGCGCCAACATCGACCTGGTGGGCGTCGTCGTCCCCCTCGACCGGCCCCTGTCGACCAATCGACTCGAACGGACCCTCGTCGCGGCCTGGGACTCGGGCGCCGTGCCGATCGTCATCCTCACGAAGGCCGATCTGAGCACCCGGTTCGACGACGTCGTCGCGGACACGATCGCCCGCGTGCGCGGCGTGGAGGTGCTCACGACGTCCGCGGAGGCATGCGACGGTCTCGAGGAGTTGCACGCGAGGATCGGTACGGGGCAGACCCCTCGCCCTTCTCGGGCCGTCCGGTGCCGGGAAGTCGAGCCTGATCAACGCCCTCACCGGCGAGGACCGGCAGGACACGGGAGCGGTGCGGGCGGGCGACGGCCGGGGCAGGCACACGACGACGGCGCGGGAGCTGGTTCCGCTCGGTGA
- a CDS encoding putative multidrug resistance transporter, Bcr/CflA family protein, translated as MLGALAALPAITTDMYLPSLPVVAEDLGTTQAAAQFTMSGMLIGAGVGQLVIGPFSDRFGRRLPLLIGISLHVVTSVLCSITPDIETLIGLRVCQGFFNAAASVVAIAVIRDRFVGSDAARLLSRLMLVIGVAPLFAPTVGQAIAGAWQWRAVFYALAVIGLFLVLIVWRFMPESLPRDQRRPGNPRKVAGGYASLLRDRHFMALAVIPGLGLAVIMSYVVGSPFVFQEEYGLSQGQFAAVFALNGAAIVGSAQLNAALVRRAAPIRVLRIAVIVQMVCALILLAIVLTGFGGIVGLVAGLWLVLGTQGMIPANASVLALHNYGHMAGTAAAVIGSLQSGVAGLVSPFVGFLGGGSVAMVCVMLAAVSLTLVVLAVGTPTYRTGGWRERDGMEPGATTSAVGTEEREAKQVQAQGPDQRG; from the coding sequence ATGCTCGGCGCGCTCGCCGCGCTGCCGGCGATCACCACCGACATGTATCTCCCGTCCCTGCCCGTGGTGGCGGAGGACCTCGGGACGACGCAGGCCGCGGCGCAGTTCACGATGTCCGGCATGCTGATCGGGGCCGGCGTGGGCCAGCTCGTCATCGGACCGTTCTCGGACCGGTTCGGACGGCGCCTGCCCCTCCTGATCGGCATCTCACTGCACGTCGTGACGTCCGTCCTGTGCTCCATCACGCCCGACATCGAGACGCTGATCGGGCTGCGTGTCTGCCAGGGCTTCTTCAACGCTGCCGCGTCGGTCGTGGCCATCGCCGTCATCCGCGACCGCTTCGTGGGCTCGGACGCGGCGCGGCTGCTGTCCCGCCTGATGCTCGTCATCGGGGTGGCACCGCTCTTCGCGCCGACCGTCGGGCAGGCCATCGCCGGCGCCTGGCAGTGGAGGGCCGTGTTCTACGCGCTCGCGGTGATCGGACTCTTCCTCGTCCTCATCGTCTGGAGATTCATGCCGGAGTCGCTGCCGCGGGACCAGCGGCGCCCGGGCAACCCGCGGAAGGTCGCCGGCGGCTATGCGTCCCTGCTCCGTGACCGGCACTTCATGGCCCTCGCGGTGATTCCCGGTCTCGGACTCGCCGTGATCATGAGCTACGTCGTCGGCTCGCCCTTCGTCTTCCAGGAGGAGTACGGCCTCAGCCAGGGACAGTTCGCCGCGGTGTTCGCGCTCAACGGCGCGGCGATCGTCGGTTCGGCCCAGCTCAACGCGGCCCTCGTGCGTCGTGCCGCGCCGATCCGGGTCCTCAGGATCGCCGTGATCGTGCAGATGGTCTGCGCCCTCATCCTCCTGGCCATCGTGCTCACCGGCTTCGGTGGCATCGTCGGGCTCGTCGCCGGCCTGTGGCTCGTCCTGGGGACGCAGGGCATGATCCCCGCCAACGCCTCGGTCCTGGCACTGCACAACTACGGACACATGGCCGGCACCGCCGCCGCCGTCATCGGCTCCCTCCAGTCCGGGGTGGCGGGACTCGTCAGCCCGTTCGTCGGCTTCCTCGGCGGCGGCTCGGTGGCCATGGTGTGCGTGATGCTCGCCGCCGTGTCACTCACCCTGGTGGTCCTCGCCGTCGGGACGCCGACCTACCGCACGGGTGGCTGGCGGGAGCGCGACGGCATGGAACCGGGAGCGACCACCTCGGCCGTCGGCACCGAGGAGCGCGAGGCGAAACAGGTGCAGGCTCAGGGCCCCGACCAGCGCGGCTGA
- a CDS encoding phosphoesterase, translating to MPLTLTLLADTHLPRRAKELPAEVWSAVESSDVVVHAGDWTEEALLDELESRAGRLIACYGNNDGDGLRARLPLVARAELDGVRLAVVHETGQKQGREARMAALYPDVDVLVFGHSHIPWDTSADSGLRLLNPGSPTDRRRQPFCTYMTVVIGPRGVEAELHRLPVR from the coding sequence ATGCCCCTCACCCTGACCCTGCTGGCCGACACGCATCTGCCCAGACGCGCGAAGGAACTCCCTGCGGAGGTGTGGTCCGCCGTGGAGTCCTCCGACGTGGTCGTGCATGCCGGGGACTGGACCGAGGAAGCCCTGCTGGACGAACTGGAGTCCCGCGCCGGCCGACTGATCGCCTGCTACGGCAACAACGACGGCGACGGCCTTCGGGCGCGCCTCCCCCTGGTCGCGAGGGCGGAACTCGACGGCGTACGCCTCGCCGTCGTGCACGAGACGGGCCAGAAGCAGGGGCGCGAAGCACGCATGGCTGCGCTCTACCCCGACGTCGATGTCCTGGTGTTCGGCCACAGCCACATCCCGTGGGACACCTCCGCCGATTCCGGGCTGAGGCTGCTCAATCCGGGCTCCCCCACCGATCGGCGCCGCCAGCCGTTCTGCACCTACATGACCGTCGTCATCGGTCCACGCGGGGTCGAGGCCGAACTGCACCGGCTGCCGGTGCGTTAG